The Phacochoerus africanus isolate WHEZ1 chromosome 9, ROS_Pafr_v1, whole genome shotgun sequence genomic sequence GTTTGCATCGCTACATAATCACACGTGCCATTCATACCCAATCATTTCCATCTTCATAATAATCTGGAGAGTAGGTTCAGTTGTTCCCAACTTAGAGATTCCCAAACAGCAGCTCAGGAATGTTGGGGACTGTGCTCAGGTATACCCAGATCCCAAGCCATCGAGTCAGGATTCAGGCAGAGGTCTGTCCATCTTCCTAAGCCCAGTGCTTGGcctccagcctgggctgctcccaGCTACGGCTTTGTTGTGAGGACTGAATGAAGTCATGCAGCTAGAGGGCCACCCACGGTGGGGCTCCAAGCCCAGAACTGCCTCACCTTGTGTTGGTTCCCTTCTCTGTGGCCCCCAGACGCTGGGCAATTATAGCAGAACAAACCAGCACATCCTCCAGAAGGGAAAACAGTCTTTTCCCTAAAAAAGGAGAATTTAGGGCTTGTTGGACAAACCAGAGAGGGGCTGGAAGCCTGCCTCTCAGGGCACTATGGGGGGCTAGAACTGTACCCCACAAGTTCCAGGGTAGTTCTTGCCAGTGATTTCTTCAGGGCTTTCTCAGACCTACGCCCTGATTTTTGGCTTAGAATTCTGTAGCAAGCCACCCTACCAACAAGCATGGCTCCCCACCTGCCACTTAACCCTGCCAGCCTTCCTCCTGAAAGAACAAAGCACAAGTTTCCCCAGGCCCATAGCtttgttttcttgcttccttccccaccaccactaccttttttttttttttttcttttttaagaaaaggggaCTCTTAGGGTCTGAGTATTACAAGGCACTGTGTGGGGAAGGAAAGCCTGAATATCTCGGGGTGAGTGAGATGATGCAGCTGGAATTCCCTGCTGGATTCATCTTCAGTGGCTCTTCCCCTAGGGAGCCAGCCTGAGTTAGGTTCCATCCCTATTCCCTATTTCTACCCCCCGAAAATGTCATAACactactcttttatttttctttttttaaaggccacaggtgcagcatatggaagttcccaggctaggggttggatccgagctacagctgccggcctatgccacagccacagctccttgaggtctaagcctcatctgtgacctacaccacagcccacggcaatgctggatccttaatccactgatcgaggccagggattgaacctacatcctcatggatcctagttgggttcattaccgctgagtcacaatggtaactccaacaCTACTCCAGAATTGCTTTTTAGTTGTCTTCTCTACTAGACAGTAAGCTCCCTGTGAGCAGGCACCACACTGTTTAACATTGTAGCTCTAGCCCCTGGCAATGTGCCTGGTACAAAGTTATTTATGTAAATTTCTGATGgatggagaagggaaagaagggagggagggagaggactcTCCACCACCAGCTTTGTCGCAGGCAGACTGGCAGTTGCTCTGTTCCAGGCTAAGCACTTAGAAAATGTGGTCCCAGCCCTAAAGGCTAAAGCTTTCTCCAAGCTCATATCCACCTTGGGAACAGAGTACAGAGCTCCCATtgagcctcagtgggttaaaaacccaacataggatccatgaggatatgggttcaatccctggtctttatggattaaggatccagcattcccacaaggtaggttgcagatgcagctgggatccagagttgctgttgctgtggcttaggctggcattgtccagcagctagagctccgattcaacctctagcctggaaacttccatatgccaaaggtgtggccctaaaaagaaaaagaaagtgcaaGGGAAATCCTGTTGGTTTCAAActtcatactttttattttaccaCCATAATCAAAATGGAGCTCCTGAGTTTAAGGGAGGTTCCCATGTACAACGACTCCCGGGAGGAATTACAGGGTTTTAAAGGTCTGAAGCCTGTTCTggctccagctctgccacctcaACTGCATGACCTCTCAGCTGAGTgactctcccacccccacctccagcctcaattctcttctctgtaaaatgacagGGTAGACCAGACCTTGtatgaaaataaaccaattgAGCGCATTTGACTATTCACCCTGTGGTAACTGGGCAGTGTCCTCCTTCCTAAAAGCTTAGGGGCAGGATAGATGCAGCATCTAAGTAAGCTGAGGGGTGGGAAAGACAGTGTGCCTATTTCCGTCTGTAAACAGGCCAAGTGTGGGCTGCTGCTCTGGTCAGCGAGGGGTGGAAGGCTGCAGGAGGACTTCGCACAAAATAAGCTCCCCCTCCCCAACAAATGtgtctttgcctctagttttGCAAAAGAGAAGACTCCAAAGCCCCAGGATCTTCATGGCACTGCCAAGTATGACCCCCTGTTCCCTGTTCAAAATCAATACACCCCCTcatgccctccctcccctttcaaAAGAACAAGCCAGGGAGAGAGAGTTGGAGGGAGTCGGAGGAAGGTTAAGCCTGGAAAAGCCAAGCCTCCTGGCAGGGACCCGTTTCCAGTTTGCTCAGATAGTGCAAGTGGGGAGCCTCCTGGTCCCCTGCAGCAGTTTCTTAGAGAGGGCAGTGGACTTGGTGGACACAGACGTCCATGCCCAGAGGTTTCTTGGCTTTAGTCCAAGCAGCTGGCAGGTTCATCCTTCTCCCCACAAACACCACTTCCGGCCCTCCAGCCCCTGCTTGGGCTCTTCCTGGCTAGACATCCCTGCCCAAGCCCGCCCTCCTCCCGCAGAGCTGGCTCCCTCCCTTCACAGCCCTTTTTTCGCTCTCTCAGTCTCCATATCtatttcttctccctccttctcctcctcccctgcttctCTCCTCCTTGCCATCTCTCACCAGTCCCAGAATggatttcccttcctttcttcctctccgaCAATATCTCCCCCCGCCTTAGCTCTCACCCCTGCACCTCTTTCTTTGTATTCTTCTCGCCCTCTCCCGGCCTTGCCAGCATCTCTCCTCCCCCGGCTGACTTcggcctcccccagcctccccatcTTCAGCTCAgtctcctccccctgcctcctctcccctccccgcgGCCTCACCCCACTCCCTACCAGCATCCCTGGGTTCCTTTCCACACTGGGGGTCTCTGAGCCTCCCTTTCGCCTCTCTCCTCGCCTCCTCCCTCACCGCAGGTTTAGCAGGCACCCATCACTTCTGCCCAGGCATCCCCGCCCCCCAAAGCTATCCACGCCActgtctcttcttcctctcctcctctccccaccctcccttctcctctccctgtcCCTTTAAATCTTCCTGGCCCAGCCTCCCCCGTGATGCTGCGATGGAGCAAACATTGATTTGTGCTGGGATGGAAtcagaattttgattttttttttctttcccccaaccataagaagaaaaaaataataaaaacacccCCTCTTGATAGCCCCCTCTCTCTTCCCATCCAGCTCCCAGCACCTCTTCCCTATCTCCGCCtaaggcagatttttttccccctacactATTCTCATCTCCCCCTACCCTTGCCACTACCtcgcctccccacctcctcctccagctggaGAGAGAGGGGACTCTCTCCTTGCGGCTCCCCCACCTTGGCTCTCTGGGTTGGAGCAGGCTCTCCGGAAGGGGAGGGGGCTCGGCTGGTCTGGGCGAGGTGGGAGTGGAGGTATCCTGCCATGGATGCTGTGCCTGGGAGGCAGCCTGAGCCCCAGCCCACATGGTGAGTAACCTGCCCCCTCCCTTCCGCCCGTCTGCCCATCCCCACCCTCGCCTTTTCCCTGCGGAGCTTCCCCCATACTCTCATTTCCCCCCCAAACCCTGTGCCCACCTTGTTCtgatcccccacccccatgtttTCAACCTGCCCCCGACTCTTGCCAGGGTAGCCAAAGAACCGGGGCAGAGGGGTCCTGACAGCAGCCAGGGAAGCAGGTGGCCTGCGACTCTGTCCAGCCCCCTCTAAGGACCCTCCCCCAGACTGCCATCCACACTCGACACTTTGGGGTTCCAGGTtggagaagtgggatggactccCGCTTGGGGTTAGGACCCCAAGCCCTGGGAGGGGCCCTCTACAAGAACGGAGGGGTGGGGGATGCCTGTGCCTCTGAAGCTTAGGAGATGCTGGAAGATGCTGCTGAAGGGTGGGGGGTTGAGGGGCGGTGCTGAGGCCCCGGAGCCACTGGGCCAGGGAGCGGCGGCAAAGAGGAGGGGCCTCGCTCGCCACTTCCCCCCTCTTTCTCCGCAGCCACTCAGGATGAGGGTCCGGCCCTGCCAGCCCGCGCTGGGGCCCCCCCGACTGGCCCCGGTCtaactgcccccgcccccaggcctcgCCCggctcccaggcccccagccGGCTCTCCAGCCCCAGGATGCGCTGAGCCACCGGGGGGCTGAGGCCGCGCCAACTACATGCATGTCCCCCGGGGGCAAGTTCGACTTTGACGACGGGGGCTGCTACGTGGGGGGCTGGGAGGCGGGGCGGGCACATGGCTACGGCGTGTGCACCGGGCCCGGCGCCCAGGGCGAGTACAGCGGCTGCTGGGCGCACGGCTTCGAGTCACTGGGCGTCTTCACGGGGCCCGGCGGACACAGCTACCAGGGCCACTGGCAGCAGGGCAAGCGCGAAGGGCTGGGCGTGGAGCGCAAGAGCCGCTGGACGTACCGCGGCGAGTGGCTGGGAGGGCTGAAGGGGCGCAGCGGCGTGTGGGAGAGCGTGTCCGGCCTGCGCTACGCCGGGCTCTGGAAGGACGGCTTCCAGGACGGCTACGGCACCGAGACCTACTCCGACGGAGGTGCGGGGCCCTGCCCACTACTGTCTGTCTGCTCGTCCGCGTGCGCCTCCCCGCCGACCTGCCCTGCGTCTGCCTTCCCCTGCCATACGCCCCTCGGTGCTCCGCTGTTACCCTACACGCCTTCCCCATCGATACGTGCCTCTGCGCCCATTGTTCTGTTCTCTCCTCCCATCATCACACACGCCTTCCTCATCTGTCTGTCCCCTGCCTGCTTTTCCCTCTCCCCAATCTACCTGAGCGTCACGCCCCGCATCTGCCTAACCCTCACACACCCCCATCTGCCTGTCCCCTCACATTTCCTCGGTCACGTTACCCCTCATAGTTCTATTGTCACATGCCATCTATGCACCCCTGTCAACCTGTCTTTTGTACCCTCTGGACTGTCTGTCCTTCACACACTCCAGCCTGTctgtccctccccctttcccctgtcTACCTGCACGGCCCAAATCCACAGAGCTGCTACCTGCCTGTCTTCAGTGTTCTTCCCCCACCTTCCGACCCAACCTGGCCTGTCCCCAGCTCCTAGTGCTCTTCCCCGACCTCCACGCTAACTGCCTCCACCTCTCCCACCCGACTCAGGCTTTCAGGGGtgcatggggcggggggaggtgcaAGGAGCGGCGGGTCCTGACTCTTTCTCCACTTCCTACCCCGCCGCAGGCACCTATCAGGGCCAGTGGCAAGCAGGGAAGCGCCACGGCTACGGGGTACGCCAGAGTGTGCCCTACCACCAGGCGGCGCTGCTGCGCTCGCCCCGCCGCACCTCCCTGGACTCCGGCCACAGCGACCCCCCGacgccgcccccgcccctgcccctgcccggcGACGAGGGAGGCAGCCCGGCCTCGGGCTCCCGGGGCGGCTTCGTGCTGGCCGCGCCCGGGGACGCTGACGGCGCGTCCTCCCGAAAGCGCACCCCTGCGGCTGGCGGGTTCTTCCGCCGCTCGCTGCTGCTCAGTGGGCTCCGGGCGGGAGGACGCCGCAGCTCCTTGGGCAGCAAGCGGGGCTCCCTGCGCAGCGAGGTGAGCAGCGAGGTGGGCAGCACAGGACCCCCAGGCTCCGAGGCCAGCGGGCCCCCGGCCCAGGCTCCACCCGCCCTCATCGAGGGCTCGGCCACTGAGGTGTATGCGGGCGAATGGCGCGCGGACCGGCGCAGTGGCTACGGCGTGAGCCAGCGCTCCAACGGGCTGCGCTACGAAGGGGAGTGGCTGGGCAACCGGCGGCACGGCTACGGGCGCACCACCCGCCCCGACGGCTCCCGCGAGGAGGGCAAGTACAAGCGCAACCGGCTGGTGCACGGGGGGCGCGTGCGCAGCCTCCTCCCTCTGGCCCTTCGGAGGGGCAAAGTCAAGGAGAAGGTGGACAGGGCTGTTGAGGGCGCCCGTCGAGCCGTGAGCGCTGCCCGTCAGCGCCAGGAGATCGCCGCTGCCAGGTGGGCATGGGTGCAGAGGCCAAAGCGGGGCTAAAGGGTGAAAGTACgctgaggagagggaaggggggcgGTGCCTAAAGGAGGCCTAAGACCCCAGGCCGAAGGCCTGGTGGGGAAGAGTGAGGCCTAGGGCCAAGCATTTGCAGCCCAGGGTATTTGGAGTGTTTATATCTGAAGCTACAGGTGGACGTGGGTGTAACCGTAGGTGGCTGGGTATTTGAGGGAAGCCCTGTTAGACTGTAAGTGTGTCTCAGTGTCTTTGGTGGGGATGTGTGTCATTGTTGTGTGTGGGAGTACCAATGAGCGCTGCCTTGTGCCCGCCCAGGAAACCTCTTGGGTGGAACTCAGGCATGTCCCTAGCCTTCCTCTTCTTGCAGTTGACCCAGCCTCCAGGACTCAGGCGGGGAGCAGCAGCCCCAAGCAGAGAGACAggcagtgtgcatatgccaccATATGCAAGCTTGCCTGATATCATTTTAGCCTTAGGCCTTGGGGAGTTTGTACGGCTGATCGATCCACTTGAAAAGATAGTCCCTCTCCGCTTTGTCTCCTCTGCCCCCTTTACCCAAATGATAGAGATTTAAAGGGAGGAGACTTGTCtgtaaatgaaattttctttctgtaaatcAGATTACGTTTCCATGCCTCAGGAACCTTGTTATCTAAAGCAGTCCTGTCCAGTGGGAATATAATGtaaacaaaatacaattttttgaCTCTTCTagtagccaaaacaaaaacaaaaacaaaacaa encodes the following:
- the JPH4 gene encoding junctophilin-4 isoform X2 is translated as MSPGGKFDFDDGGCYVGGWEAGRAHGYGVCTGPGAQGEYSGCWAHGFESLGVFTGPGGHSYQGHWQQGKREGLGVERKSRWTYRGEWLGGLKGRSGVWESVSGLRYAGLWKDGFQDGYGTETYSDGGTYQGQWQAGKRHGYGVRQSVPYHQAALLRSPRRTSLDSGHSDPPTPPPPLPLPGDEGGSPASGSRGGFVLAAPGDADGASSRKRTPAAGGFFRRSLLLSGLRAGGRRSSLGSKRGSLRSEVSSEVGSTGPPGSEASGPPAQAPPALIEGSATEVYAGEWRADRRSGYGVSQRSNGLRYEGEWLGNRRHGYGRTTRPDGSREEGKYKRNRLVHGGRVRSLLPLALRRGKVKEKVDRAVEGARRAVSAARQRQEIAAARAADALLKAVAASSVAEKAVEAARMAKLIAQDLHPMLEAPGRRPRQDSEGSDTEPLDEDSPGVYENGLTPSEGSPELPSSPASSRQPWRPPACRSPLPSGGDRGPFSCPKAWPEEWGGPGEQAEELAGYEAEDEAGLQGPEPRDGSPLLGGCSDSSGSLREEDGEDEEPLPQLKTPGGAEPEPAASPVLRGLSSRGPDAGCLTEEAEEAAATDRPAQRGAANPLVVGAVALLDLSLAFLFSQLLT
- the JPH4 gene encoding junctophilin-4 isoform X1, yielding MSPGGKFDFDDGGCYVGGWEAGRAHGYGVCTGPGAQGEYSGCWAHGFESLGVFTGPGGHSYQGHWQQGKREGLGVERKSRWTYRGEWLGGLKGRSGVWESVSGLRYAGLWKDGFQDGYGTETYSDGGTYQGQWQAGKRHGYGVRQSVPYHQAALLRSPRRTSLDSGHSDPPTPPPPLPLPGDEGGSPASGSRGGFVLAAPGDADGASSRKRTPAAGGFFRRSLLLSGLRAGGRRSSLGSKRGSLRSEVSSEVGSTGPPGSEASGPPAQAPPALIEGSATEVYAGEWRADRRSGYGVSQRSNGLRYEGEWLGNRRHGYGRTTRPDGSREEGKYKRNRLVHGGRVRSLLPLALRRGKVKEKVDRAVEGARRAVSAARQRQEIAAARAADALLKAVAASSVAEKAVEAARMAKLIAQDLHPMLEAPGRRPRQDSEGSDTEPLDEDSPGVYENGLTPSEGSPELPSSPASSRQPWRPPACRSPLPSGGDRGPFSCPKAWPEEWGGPGEQAEELAGYEAEDEAGLQGPEPRDGSPLLGGCSDSSGSLREEDGEDEEPLPQLKTPGGAEPEPAASPVLRGLSSRGPDAGCLTEEAEEAAATDRPAQRVRDPPSQPCALNLRSLLAPLLLKAWPLVLSRPLRGA